A single genomic interval of Kogia breviceps isolate mKogBre1 chromosome 6, mKogBre1 haplotype 1, whole genome shotgun sequence harbors:
- the GNRHR gene encoding gonadotropin-releasing hormone receptor isoform X2: MANSASPEQNQNHCSAINSSVPLTQGNLPTLTLSGKIRVTVTFFLFLLSTTFNASFLLKLQKWTQRKEKGKKLSRMKVLLKHLTLANLLETLIVMPLDGMWNITVQWYAGELLCKVLSYLKLFSMYAPAFVMVVISLDRSLAITRPLAVKSNNKLGQLMIGLAWLLSSIFAGPQLPLHHPSSHHADLQCKNHPHPDKRPSSGSPQTTTESIQE; encoded by the exons ATGGCAAACAGTGCCTCTCCTGAACAGAATCAAAATCACTGCTCAGCAATAAACAGCAGCGTCCCGCTGACACAGGGCAACCTCCCCACACTGACCTTATCTGGAAAGATTCGAGTGACagttactttcttcctttttctactCTCCACAACTTTCAATGCTTCTTTCTTGTTGAAACTTCAGAAGTGGactcaaaggaaagagaaagggaaaaaactctCAAGAATGAAAgtgcttttaaaacatttgaCCTTAGCCAACCTGTTGGAGACTCTGATTGTGATGCCACTGGACGGAATGTGGAACATTACTGTGCAATGGTATGCTGGAGAACTCCTCTGCAAAGTCCTCAGCTATCTGAAGCTTTTCTCCATGTACGCCCCCGCCTTCGTGATGGTGGTGATCAGCCTGGACCGCTCCCTGGCCATCACGAGGCCCCTAGCTGTGAAAAGCAACAACAAGCTCGGACAGCTCATGATTGGCTTGGCCTGGCTCCTCAGTAGCATCTTTGCTGGACCACAG CTGCCTCTTCATCATCCCTCTTCTCATCATGCTGATCTGCAATGCAAAAATCATCCTCACCCTGACAAGCGTCCTTCATCAGGATCCCCACA AACTACAACtgaatcaatccaagaataa
- the GNRHR gene encoding gonadotropin-releasing hormone receptor isoform X1, with amino-acid sequence MANSASPEQNQNHCSAINSSVPLTQGNLPTLTLSGKIRVTVTFFLFLLSTTFNASFLLKLQKWTQRKEKGKKLSRMKVLLKHLTLANLLETLIVMPLDGMWNITVQWYAGELLCKVLSYLKLFSMYAPAFVMVVISLDRSLAITRPLAVKSNNKLGQLMIGLAWLLSSIFAGPQLYIFRMIHLADDSGQTEGFSQCVTHCSFPQWWHQAFYNFFTFACLFIIPLLIMLICNAKIILTLTSVLHQDPHKLQLNQSKNNIPQARLRTLKMTVAFATSFTVCWTPYYVLGIWYWFDPEMVNRVSDPVNHFFFLFAFLNPCFDPLIYGYFSL; translated from the exons ATGGCAAACAGTGCCTCTCCTGAACAGAATCAAAATCACTGCTCAGCAATAAACAGCAGCGTCCCGCTGACACAGGGCAACCTCCCCACACTGACCTTATCTGGAAAGATTCGAGTGACagttactttcttcctttttctactCTCCACAACTTTCAATGCTTCTTTCTTGTTGAAACTTCAGAAGTGGactcaaaggaaagagaaagggaaaaaactctCAAGAATGAAAgtgcttttaaaacatttgaCCTTAGCCAACCTGTTGGAGACTCTGATTGTGATGCCACTGGACGGAATGTGGAACATTACTGTGCAATGGTATGCTGGAGAACTCCTCTGCAAAGTCCTCAGCTATCTGAAGCTTTTCTCCATGTACGCCCCCGCCTTCGTGATGGTGGTGATCAGCCTGGACCGCTCCCTGGCCATCACGAGGCCCCTAGCTGTGAAAAGCAACAACAAGCTCGGACAGCTCATGATTGGCTTGGCCTGGCTCCTCAGTAGCATCTTTGCTGGACCACAG TTATACATCTTCAGGATGATCCATTTAGCAGATGACTCTGGACAGACAGAAGGTTTCTCTCAATGTGTAACACACTGCAGTTTTCCACAATGGTGGCATCAAGCCTTTTATAACTTTTTCACCTTCGCCTGCCTCTTCATCATCCCTCTTCTCATCATGCTGATCTGCAATGCAAAAATCATCCTCACCCTGACAAGCGTCCTTCATCAGGATCCCCACA AACTACAACtgaatcaatccaagaataatATACCACAAGCTCGACTGAGGACCCTAAAGATGACGGTTGCATTTGCCACTTCATTTACTGTCTGCTGGACTCCCTACTATGTCCTTGGAATTTGGTATTGGTTTGATCCTGAAATGGTAAACAGGGTGTCAGATCCAGTAAAtcacttcttctttctctttgcttttttaaatccaTGCTTTGATCCACTTATATATGGATATTTCTCTCTGTAA